One genomic segment of Deinococcus radiopugnans ATCC 19172 includes these proteins:
- a CDS encoding sensor domain-containing diguanylate cyclase: MPEHALREQRLEAMRRRGYLVLCACSVAVHAAIAVGELPQGNWRAAAVAVLSAALLPAVLSRRVSAHRLDVLVVWCANIGATYFLWDFYARSLALGARESLTVLLFFVVWFGLLPLKQAAVRGGLLYAALIALVLRQGLGDWGPGGPGLADPVPLLYTGFLLFLIGQMAVTGRQLQQELSRTALYADLALTDALTGLPNRRSLEQRLEEHYLGQDVAGETDRAATSIGVLIVDIDLFKTVNDTHGHEVGDQVLVNLGRTLRTCARAEDLVARWGGEEFVLLITHGDPTALKQIGRRIQQALAEQKPPQPLPRVTVSIGAALSGEAGNAASLLALADRRLYRAKHAGRNRMNMDDLRREAGAAGLRGEIPVAHTQVLDVPGPG; the protein is encoded by the coding sequence ATGCCGGAGCACGCCCTGCGCGAACAGAGGCTCGAGGCCATGCGCCGGCGAGGCTACCTGGTGCTGTGTGCATGTTCGGTGGCGGTCCACGCGGCCATCGCCGTCGGGGAACTGCCGCAGGGCAACTGGCGGGCCGCGGCGGTGGCGGTTCTGAGCGCCGCGCTGCTGCCTGCCGTCCTGAGCCGCCGGGTCTCGGCACACCGGCTGGACGTGCTGGTGGTGTGGTGCGCGAACATCGGGGCCACTTACTTTCTGTGGGATTTCTACGCGCGCAGTCTGGCCCTGGGGGCGCGGGAGTCGCTGACTGTACTGCTGTTTTTCGTCGTCTGGTTCGGCCTGTTGCCCCTGAAACAGGCGGCGGTGCGGGGTGGCCTGCTGTACGCGGCGCTGATCGCCCTGGTGCTGCGGCAGGGGCTGGGCGACTGGGGACCGGGTGGCCCTGGGCTGGCCGATCCGGTGCCGCTGCTGTACACCGGCTTCCTGCTGTTCCTGATCGGGCAGATGGCCGTGACCGGGCGGCAGCTGCAGCAGGAGCTGTCCCGCACGGCGCTGTACGCGGATCTGGCCCTGACCGACGCCCTGACCGGGCTGCCCAACCGCCGCTCGCTGGAGCAGCGACTCGAAGAACACTACCTCGGCCAGGACGTGGCCGGGGAAACAGACAGGGCGGCCACGTCCATCGGGGTGCTGATCGTCGACATCGACCTGTTCAAGACCGTCAACGACACCCATGGGCATGAGGTCGGTGATCAGGTGCTGGTGAATCTGGGCCGCACCCTGCGGACCTGTGCCCGCGCCGAAGATCTGGTGGCCCGCTGGGGCGGGGAGGAATTCGTGCTGTTGATCACGCACGGCGACCCCACTGCCCTGAAGCAGATCGGCCGGCGGATTCAGCAGGCGCTGGCCGAGCAGAAACCTCCACAGCCGCTGCCGCGCGTGACGGTCAGCATCGGCGCGGCCCTGTCGGGCGAGGCGGGGAACGCGGCCAGCCTGCTGGCGCTGGCCGACCGACGGCTGTACCGCGCCAAACACGCTGGACGCAACCGGATGAACATGGACGATCTGCGCCGGGAAGCCGGGGCCGCTGGACTGCGCGGCGAGATCCCGGTCGCCCACACCCAGGTGCTGGACGTGCCGGGGCCAGGCTAG
- a CDS encoding RIO1 family regulatory kinase/ATPase gives MSARWLDAELDGADVTPERRSKPKKKKLLGRRKLDDLTAADPENIADDTIRRLIDSGHITEIVAELKSGKEATAYVARGPRGPVLVKLYRELEARSFKNDAVYREGQVVLDERAARAMTGRSRKGLEMLQGMWVSAEYAHLWTLWRAGLNVPEPLVGPLPFDYDATVPAVLMRLIGTEDSVAPRLSDARLTPAEAQSAWQQSVQGLADLLRLGYAHGDYSTYNLLWWENTVIMIDFPQLTTRQNSNFSELLRRDAQSLATSFRKHGLQTDGETTLREVQRLARGKGPEPRIVLP, from the coding sequence ATGAGCGCCCGCTGGCTCGACGCAGAGCTGGACGGCGCGGACGTTACGCCAGAGCGCCGCAGCAAGCCTAAAAAGAAGAAGCTGCTGGGCCGCCGCAAATTGGACGATCTGACGGCCGCTGACCCGGAGAACATTGCCGACGACACCATTCGCCGGCTGATCGACAGCGGACACATCACCGAAATTGTCGCCGAACTCAAGAGCGGCAAGGAGGCCACCGCCTACGTGGCCCGTGGCCCGCGCGGCCCTGTGCTGGTCAAGCTGTACCGCGAACTGGAAGCGCGCAGTTTCAAGAACGACGCCGTGTACCGCGAGGGTCAGGTGGTGCTGGACGAACGCGCCGCCCGCGCCATGACGGGCCGCAGCCGCAAGGGGCTGGAAATGCTTCAGGGCATGTGGGTCAGCGCCGAGTACGCCCATCTGTGGACGCTGTGGCGGGCAGGGCTGAACGTGCCTGAACCGCTGGTCGGTCCCCTGCCCTTCGACTACGACGCCACCGTGCCCGCCGTGTTAATGCGGCTGATCGGCACCGAGGACAGCGTGGCCCCGCGCCTGAGCGACGCTCGCCTGACCCCCGCCGAAGCGCAGAGCGCGTGGCAACAATCCGTGCAGGGCCTGGCCGATCTGCTGCGGCTGGGCTACGCGCACGGCGACTACAGCACCTACAACCTGCTGTGGTGGGAGAACACCGTGATCATGATCGACTTTCCGCAACTGACCACCCGCCAGAACTCCAACTTCTCCGAACTGCTGCGCCGTGACGCCCAGAGCCTCGCCACCAGCTTCCGCAAACACGGCCTACAGACAGACGGCGAGACCACGTTGCGCGAGGTTCAGCGGCTGGCCCGCGGCAAGGGGCCGGAACCCCGGATCGTGCTGCCGTGA
- a CDS encoding DinB family protein, translating to MNIPEISAYLSRARRDLWAVLEGVPDEVLSRSMLDGPRFHCIKDLILHIPMVEDSWIHEDFLRDTPIWAAYPALEQAGDGPFFAKFPLVTLLDYWKAVEASTQRYLPALSAPELGRMVTLGGSDGKDAAALDGLVWHVLIHEMRHTAQIGVMLRISGIKPPFLDLLNYLPITSR from the coding sequence GTGAATATCCCTGAAATCTCTGCCTACCTGAGCCGTGCCCGGCGTGACCTGTGGGCCGTGCTGGAAGGGGTGCCGGACGAGGTGCTGTCCAGGTCCATGTTGGACGGCCCGCGCTTTCACTGCATCAAGGACCTGATCCTGCATATTCCTATGGTCGAGGACTCCTGGATTCACGAGGATTTCCTGCGCGACACCCCCATCTGGGCCGCGTATCCGGCCCTGGAGCAGGCGGGCGACGGCCCCTTTTTCGCAAAATTTCCTCTGGTCACCCTGCTGGACTACTGGAAAGCCGTGGAGGCCAGCACCCAGCGCTATCTCCCGGCCCTGTCTGCGCCCGAGCTGGGGCGCATGGTGACGCTGGGCGGTTCAGACGGCAAAGATGCTGCTGCGCTGGACGGCCTGGTGTGGCACGTCCTGATTCACGAGATGCGCCACACCGCCCAGATCGGCGTGATGCTGCGGATCTCGGGCATCAAGCCGCCGTTCCTGGACCTGCTGAACTATCTGCCGATCACGTCAAGGTAA
- a CDS encoding copper chaperone PCu(A)C — MSHPTSRRMLIGAAVLTILSLPALAQHTAHSASKPSATTQKSTVQKSTGTLPLRAVNATVVAVPPMVKETSVFGTLLNSGKTPVVLNGVRTTVADHGMLMVTTKSSGGMQGMNMTETLTIPAGGRLVLSDTGDHLMLMKLKRALKVNETLTLTLTSTDGRTFTFKATVKKP; from the coding sequence ATGTCCCACCCGACCTCCCGCCGAATGTTGATCGGCGCGGCCGTCCTAACGATCCTGAGCCTCCCGGCGCTGGCCCAGCACACGGCCCACAGCGCCTCCAAGCCCAGTGCCACCACCCAGAAATCCACTGTTCAGAAATCCACCGGCACGCTGCCGCTCAGGGCCGTGAACGCCACCGTGGTGGCCGTGCCGCCTATGGTCAAGGAAACCAGCGTCTTCGGCACGCTCCTCAACAGCGGCAAGACCCCGGTGGTCCTGAACGGCGTGCGGACCACGGTGGCCGACCACGGCATGCTGATGGTCACGACCAAATCGTCTGGCGGCATGCAGGGCATGAACATGACCGAGACCCTGACCATTCCCGCCGGGGGCCGCCTGGTTCTGAGCGATACCGGCGATCACCTGATGCTGATGAAGCTCAAGCGGGCGCTGAAGGTAAACGAGACCCTGACCCTGACCCTGACCTCCACGGACGGACGGACCTTCACCTTCAAGGCCACCGTCAAGAAGCCCTGA
- a CDS encoding GNAT family N-acetyltransferase, whose amino-acid sequence MSETHDHSAAGTFTVRPFQNADAPTVARLVTDSVRGHWTYRPEHFRESADPQRLRLVALQGAEIVATAHLSPFGEATPDALRLDLAGAGAAFTPLYLAHLAALPPGFSRLLGVTREDFGEQMEFFSAAGFRNAWQSWGAHLDLISFDFAAFQPLEERLFLKGYETEQLANDAPDADWAALSALHQRGLADAPRNPTTTPDPLSAAGLREMIVREETVFVVRWRGEIVALTRLTPEGAEVESESTVTHPDHRARGLATLVKAHALEWARTAGHTHAGTGGTVLNLPMLRVNTRLGYRVERMWVTWERQLS is encoded by the coding sequence ATGAGCGAAACCCACGACCACAGTGCAGCAGGCACTTTCACAGTACGTCCCTTCCAGAACGCCGATGCTCCCACCGTCGCCCGCCTCGTCACAGACAGCGTGCGCGGCCACTGGACGTACCGGCCGGAACACTTCCGGGAAAGCGCCGATCCACAGCGTCTCCGTCTGGTGGCGCTCCAGGGCGCGGAGATCGTCGCCACCGCCCACCTGTCACCGTTTGGGGAGGCCACGCCGGACGCCCTGCGGCTGGATCTGGCCGGCGCCGGGGCCGCCTTCACGCCGCTGTATCTGGCACATCTGGCCGCCCTGCCGCCCGGCTTCTCGCGGCTGCTGGGCGTCACGCGCGAGGATTTCGGCGAGCAGATGGAGTTCTTTTCCGCAGCAGGCTTCCGCAATGCGTGGCAGTCCTGGGGCGCCCATCTGGACCTGATTAGCTTCGATTTTGCGGCCTTTCAACCGCTGGAAGAACGCCTTTTCCTGAAGGGCTACGAGACCGAGCAGCTTGCCAACGACGCGCCGGACGCCGACTGGGCCGCCCTGTCCGCCCTGCATCAGCGTGGGCTGGCCGACGCCCCGCGCAACCCCACCACCACACCTGACCCCCTGAGCGCCGCCGGGCTGCGCGAGATGATCGTGCGGGAAGAAACGGTTTTCGTGGTGCGCTGGCGCGGCGAGATCGTGGCGCTGACCCGATTGACGCCGGAAGGCGCTGAAGTGGAAAGCGAGTCTACGGTGACCCACCCGGACCACCGCGCCCGAGGGCTGGCCACGCTGGTCAAGGCCCACGCGCTGGAATGGGCCAGGACCGCAGGCCACACCCACGCCGGAACCGGCGGCACGGTGCTGAACCTGCCGATGCTGCGGGTCAACACCCGGCTGGGCTACCGCGTGGAGCGCATGTGGGTGACCTGGGAACGTCAGCTGTCCTGA